The Microbacterium sp. LWH7-1.2 genome window below encodes:
- a CDS encoding ABC transporter ATP-binding protein translates to MQTTAVRVQNLRKTYGDRTVVDGVSFEIERGETFALLGPNGAGKSTTVEILEGYRRRTGGDVEVLGVDPATGGLDLKARLGIVLQTTGQSGLVTVREQLKQFAGFYPDPRDVDEVIAAVGLESQAKTRISKLSGGQQRRVDVALGIIGRPELLFLDEPTTGFDPHARREFWELIRRLQAEGTTIVLTTHYLDEAAQLADRVAVIAAGRLQAIGPVAGFGGEAARVPIVRWVENGMPRHERSADPFVFATALAARLGGAPAELEIVRPSLEDVYLEMVGETAPDAAAGAAAGKKGAVR, encoded by the coding sequence ACGGTCGTCGACGGGGTGTCGTTCGAGATCGAGCGCGGCGAGACCTTCGCCCTGCTCGGGCCGAACGGTGCCGGCAAGTCGACCACCGTCGAGATCCTCGAGGGGTACCGGCGGCGCACGGGCGGTGACGTCGAGGTGCTGGGCGTCGACCCCGCCACGGGCGGCCTCGACCTCAAGGCGCGACTGGGCATCGTGCTCCAGACGACCGGCCAGTCGGGCCTGGTCACCGTCCGCGAGCAGCTGAAGCAGTTCGCGGGCTTCTACCCGGACCCGCGCGACGTCGACGAGGTGATTGCGGCCGTGGGCCTCGAGTCGCAGGCCAAGACGCGCATCTCGAAGCTCTCGGGCGGACAGCAGCGAAGGGTCGACGTGGCCCTCGGCATCATCGGACGCCCCGAGCTGCTCTTCCTCGACGAGCCGACGACGGGCTTCGACCCACATGCGCGCCGGGAGTTCTGGGAGCTCATCCGCCGGCTGCAGGCCGAGGGGACGACGATCGTGCTCACCACCCACTACCTCGACGAGGCGGCGCAGCTCGCCGACCGGGTCGCGGTGATCGCCGCCGGACGGCTGCAGGCGATCGGCCCCGTCGCGGGGTTCGGCGGTGAGGCGGCGCGGGTGCCGATCGTGCGATGGGTGGAGAACGGGATGCCGCGCCACGAGCGCTCGGCGGACCCCTTCGTGTTCGCGACCGCTCTGGCGGCGCGGCTGGGCGGGGCCCCCGCCGAACTGGAAATCGTGCGGCCCAGCCTCGAGGACGTCTACCTGGAGATGGTCGGCGAGACGGCGCCTGATGCGGCCGCGGGTGCGGCGGCCGGCAAGAAGGGAGCGGTGCGATGA
- a CDS encoding ABC transporter permease, which yields MQYFRSGDTLFFTFLFPVFMLGLFSVAFGSDGDVQIAPGVPPTSMAELYLPGMIAAGLLLSGFQNLAMDIAIERSDGMLKRLGGTPLSPVSYFTGKIGQVLVTGVLQSALLLVFASTVLGVELPTEPERWATFAWVFVLGITTSALLGVALSSVPRTAKSATAVVVPIALALQFISGVYLTFSQLPEWLQNVAGLFPLKWMAQGMRAVFLPDEYATLEQNGEWNLAGVAIALGVWLIVGLVLSRVTFRWIRRDA from the coding sequence ATGCAGTACTTCCGCTCGGGCGACACGCTGTTCTTCACGTTCCTGTTCCCCGTCTTCATGCTGGGCCTGTTCAGCGTCGCGTTCGGATCGGACGGCGACGTCCAGATCGCCCCCGGAGTGCCGCCGACCTCGATGGCCGAGCTGTACCTGCCCGGCATGATCGCCGCCGGCCTGCTGCTGTCGGGTTTCCAGAATCTCGCGATGGACATCGCGATCGAGCGCTCCGACGGCATGCTCAAGCGCCTCGGCGGCACGCCGCTGTCGCCGGTGAGCTACTTCACGGGCAAGATCGGACAGGTGCTGGTCACCGGAGTGCTGCAGTCCGCACTGCTGCTGGTGTTCGCGTCCACGGTGCTCGGGGTCGAGCTCCCCACCGAACCGGAAAGGTGGGCGACGTTCGCGTGGGTGTTCGTGCTCGGCATCACGACGTCGGCGCTCCTCGGCGTCGCGCTGTCGTCCGTGCCGCGCACCGCGAAGAGCGCGACGGCCGTGGTCGTGCCGATCGCCCTCGCGCTGCAGTTCATCTCGGGCGTATACCTCACGTTCTCTCAGCTGCCGGAGTGGCTGCAGAACGTCGCGGGGCTCTTCCCGCTCAAGTGGATGGCGCAGGGCATGCGCGCGGTGTTCCTGCCCGACGAGTACGCGACACTGGAGCAGAACGGCGAGTGGAACCTCGCCGGGGTGGCGATCGCACTCGGCGTCTGGCTGATCGTGGGTCTGGTGCTGTCGCGGGTCACCTTCCGGTGGATCCGACGCGACGCGTAG
- a CDS encoding sensor histidine kinase, producing the protein MLTKRGWDAIVSIVSAVIAIALVFLFPPANAARTAVALAAIGLFVLGYALIGRDAIEPPRAAWRYPAFLSVAAVAAGIGAGAAPFMAMLQTLAYPLVWVIGDSRRRGIGGSAVIAGSVFVGASFGYGLNLDSLLAGATTAVFSLSFAIAIGLWIARIAEYGEERERLLAELTAAQTQVEALSRERGASAERERLARDIHDTLAQTLAGLVIFAERAGRQSRDGQTDAAATTIATVEQVARDALAEARALVARTAAVPREPAFGAAVERLVERFREHGSARIVLDTAGVQGELDREAQVVLLRCLQEALSNVTKHAAAAEVSVRVQVAAGGAAELEVSDDGRGFDVSRPGSGFGLDGMRERVALAGGAFDVASVPGEGTRLTVRLPAVSDGARRAEASTPAVPATTGDAVADTVRTEGDRP; encoded by the coding sequence ATGCTGACGAAGCGGGGATGGGACGCGATCGTGTCGATCGTGTCGGCCGTCATCGCCATCGCGCTCGTCTTCCTCTTCCCGCCCGCCAACGCCGCACGCACGGCGGTCGCGCTCGCGGCCATCGGTCTCTTCGTCCTGGGCTATGCGCTGATCGGCCGCGACGCGATCGAGCCTCCGCGCGCGGCATGGCGGTACCCCGCCTTCCTGTCGGTGGCAGCGGTCGCCGCGGGGATCGGCGCCGGCGCGGCGCCGTTCATGGCGATGCTGCAGACCCTGGCGTACCCCCTGGTGTGGGTCATCGGCGACTCCCGGCGTCGCGGGATCGGCGGATCGGCGGTCATCGCGGGGAGCGTCTTCGTCGGGGCGAGCTTCGGCTACGGCCTGAACCTGGATTCCCTGCTCGCCGGCGCGACCACCGCGGTCTTCTCCCTCTCGTTCGCGATCGCCATAGGCCTGTGGATCGCCCGCATCGCCGAGTACGGCGAGGAGCGCGAGCGGCTGCTGGCGGAACTGACCGCGGCGCAGACCCAGGTCGAAGCGCTCAGCCGGGAGCGCGGCGCGTCGGCCGAGCGCGAGCGTCTCGCCCGCGACATCCACGACACCCTGGCACAGACTCTCGCGGGCCTCGTGATCTTCGCCGAGCGCGCGGGCCGGCAATCCAGGGACGGGCAGACGGATGCTGCCGCCACCACGATCGCGACCGTCGAACAGGTCGCGCGCGACGCCCTCGCCGAGGCCCGGGCGCTCGTCGCCCGCACCGCGGCCGTTCCCCGCGAGCCGGCGTTCGGCGCCGCGGTCGAGCGTCTCGTCGAGAGGTTCCGCGAGCACGGGTCGGCGCGCATCGTCCTCGACACCGCCGGCGTGCAGGGCGAGCTCGACCGTGAAGCGCAGGTGGTGCTGCTGCGCTGCCTGCAGGAGGCGCTGTCGAACGTGACGAAGCACGCCGCCGCCGCGGAGGTCTCCGTGCGCGTGCAGGTCGCGGCCGGCGGCGCCGCCGAGCTCGAAGTGAGCGACGACGGACGAGGCTTCGACGTCTCCCGGCCGGGAAGCGGGTTCGGGCTGGATGGCATGCGCGAGCGGGTGGCGCTTGCGGGGGGCGCGTTCGATGTCGCCTCCGTGCCGGGCGAGGGCACGAGGCTGACGGTCAGGCTTCCGGCGGTCTCGGACGGCGCGCGCCGCGCGGAGGCGTCGACCCCCGCGGTGCCGGCCACGACGGGCGATGCGGTGGCAGACACCGTCCGGACGGAGGGAGACCGCCCATGA
- a CDS encoding response regulator transcription factor: MIRLLIADDHPVVRAGLAGLLSDEPGFEVVAEASDGDEAVRLAAATRPDVVLMDLRMPKVDGVAATARIAGGEAGDPPPRVLILTTYESDDQILAAIEAGATGYLLKAAPQAEIVAGIRSVAAGQSALSPQVAVRLVERMRRPEPETVLTARELDVLRLVATGHSNKQIAAVLGIGESTVKTHLLKVFEKLGVADRTRAVTLAMERGLLA; this comes from the coding sequence ATGATCCGGCTGCTCATCGCCGACGACCACCCGGTCGTGCGCGCCGGCCTCGCCGGGCTGCTCTCGGACGAGCCCGGCTTCGAGGTCGTCGCCGAAGCATCCGACGGCGACGAAGCGGTCCGCCTCGCGGCCGCGACCCGTCCCGATGTCGTGCTGATGGATCTGCGCATGCCGAAGGTCGACGGAGTCGCCGCCACCGCGCGGATCGCCGGGGGAGAGGCGGGCGACCCGCCGCCGCGCGTGCTGATCCTCACCACCTACGAGTCCGACGACCAGATCCTGGCGGCCATCGAGGCGGGCGCGACGGGGTATCTCCTGAAGGCCGCACCGCAGGCCGAGATCGTCGCGGGCATCCGCTCGGTGGCGGCGGGGCAGTCGGCGCTGTCGCCGCAGGTGGCGGTGCGGCTCGTCGAGCGGATGCGGCGCCCCGAGCCCGAGACAGTGCTCACCGCGAGGGAGCTCGACGTGCTGCGGCTGGTCGCCACCGGCCACAGCAACAAGCAGATCGCCGCCGTGCTCGGCATCGGCGAGTCCACCGTCAAGACGCACCTGCTCAAGGTGTTCGAGAAGCTCGGCGTCGCCGACCGCACCCGCGCCGTGACCCTCGCCATGGAGCGCGGCCTGCTCGCGTAG
- a CDS encoding isocitrate lyase, with translation MTAYQDDIEAIRALKEQQGPGWDAIDPESVARMRAQNRFRTGLEIAQYTADIMRRDMADYDADSSVYTQSLGVWHGFIGQQKLISIKKHLKSTNKRYLYLSGWMVAALRSEFGPLPDQSMHEKTAVPALIEELYTFLRQADARELDLLFTQLDDARAAGDDTAAEFVQSQIDNYETHVVPIIADIDAGFGNPEATYLLAKKMIEAGACAIQIENQVSDEKQCGHQDGKVTVPHEDFIAKLNAVRYAFLELGIENGIIVARTDSLGAGLTQKLAVTHEPGDLGDQYNSFLDVEEIAGSDLGNGDVVIKRDGKLLRPRRLASNLYQFRPGTGEDRVVLDCITSLQNGADLLWIETEKPHVEQIAGMVDRIREVIPNAKLVYNNSPSFNWTLSFRQQAYDLLAKQGEDVSAYDRSDLMSVDYDDTELARLADEKIRTFQRDGSARAGIFHHLITLPTYHTAALSTDSLAKGYFGDEGMLAYVKGVQRREIREGIATVKHQNMAGSDIGDNHKEYFAGDAALKAGGQHNTMNQFS, from the coding sequence ATGACCGCCTACCAGGACGACATCGAAGCCATCCGGGCGCTCAAGGAGCAGCAGGGCCCCGGCTGGGACGCCATCGACCCCGAGTCCGTCGCCCGTATGCGGGCACAGAACCGCTTCCGCACGGGGCTCGAGATCGCCCAGTACACGGCCGACATCATGCGCCGCGACATGGCCGACTACGACGCCGACTCGTCGGTCTACACCCAGTCGCTGGGCGTCTGGCACGGCTTCATCGGGCAGCAGAAGCTGATCTCGATCAAGAAGCACCTGAAGAGCACGAACAAGCGCTATCTCTACCTGTCGGGGTGGATGGTGGCCGCGCTCCGCTCGGAGTTCGGGCCGCTTCCCGACCAGTCGATGCACGAGAAGACCGCGGTGCCGGCGCTCATCGAGGAGCTCTACACCTTCCTGCGGCAGGCCGACGCCCGCGAGCTCGACCTGCTCTTCACGCAGCTCGACGACGCGCGCGCCGCCGGCGACGACACGGCGGCGGAGTTCGTCCAGTCGCAGATCGACAACTACGAGACCCACGTGGTGCCGATCATCGCCGACATCGACGCCGGCTTCGGCAACCCCGAGGCCACGTACCTCCTGGCGAAGAAGATGATCGAGGCGGGCGCGTGCGCCATCCAGATCGAGAACCAGGTGTCGGACGAGAAGCAGTGCGGCCACCAGGACGGCAAGGTCACGGTTCCGCACGAGGACTTCATCGCGAAGCTCAACGCGGTGCGCTACGCGTTCCTCGAGCTGGGGATCGAGAACGGCATCATCGTCGCGCGCACCGACTCGCTCGGCGCCGGCCTGACGCAGAAGCTCGCCGTCACGCACGAGCCCGGCGATCTGGGTGACCAGTACAACTCGTTCCTGGACGTGGAGGAGATCGCAGGCTCCGACCTCGGCAACGGCGACGTCGTCATCAAGCGCGACGGCAAGCTGCTGCGCCCGAGGCGCCTCGCCAGCAACCTGTACCAGTTCCGTCCCGGCACCGGCGAGGACCGCGTCGTGCTCGACTGCATCACGTCGCTGCAGAACGGCGCCGACCTGCTGTGGATCGAGACCGAGAAGCCGCACGTCGAGCAGATCGCCGGCATGGTCGACCGCATCCGCGAGGTGATCCCGAACGCGAAGCTCGTCTACAACAACAGCCCCTCGTTCAACTGGACGCTCAGCTTCCGCCAGCAGGCGTACGACCTGCTCGCGAAGCAGGGCGAGGACGTCTCGGCCTACGACCGCAGCGACCTGATGAGCGTCGACTACGACGACACCGAGCTGGCGCGGCTGGCCGACGAGAAGATCCGCACCTTCCAGCGCGACGGCTCGGCACGCGCCGGGATCTTCCACCACCTCATCACGCTCCCCACGTACCACACGGCGGCGCTGTCGACCGACAGCCTCGCGAAGGGCTACTTCGGCGACGAGGGCATGCTCGCGTACGTGAAGGGCGTCCAGCGTCGCGAGATCCGCGAGGGCATCGCCACGGTCAAGCACCAGAACATGGCCGGAAGCGACATCGGCGACAACCACAAGGAGTACTTCGCCGGCGACGCCGCCCTCAAGGCGGGCGGCCAGCACAACACGATGAACCAGTTCAGCTGA